In Candidatus Methylomirabilota bacterium, the genomic stretch GCTCGGGCATCATCAAGATGACCCTGCCCAGCGCAACCCAGTTTCCGGCCATCGCTTACAAGCAGGGGGTGTCCGACGCGGTCTACGCGAGCGCGTCGGAGTTCCTGTGGGACGTGGTGGCCATCATCCGGGCCGAGGTGCGCGCGCTCGTCGAGGAGGGCATCCGCTACGTGCAGATCGACGCGCCCCGGTACAGCTACTACATCGACCCGAAGTGGCGGGAGTACCTCCGCACGGAGATGGGCCTCGATCCCGACGCCGCGCTGGACGAGGCGATCCGCGCCGACAACGCCTGTCTGGAAGGGGTACGGCGCCCCGGCCTGACCGTGGCCATCCACCTCTGCCGTGGCAACAACCGCAGCCACTGGTACGCCGAGGGCGGCTACGATCCGATCGCCGAGAAGCTGTTCGGGACGCTGCAGGTGGACCGGTTCCTGCTCGAGTACGACGACGAGCGCTCGGGCAGCTTCGAGCCGCTCCGGTTCGTGCCCCGCGGCAAGGCCGTCGTCCTGGGCCTGGTCAGCAGCAAGCGTCCCCAGCTGGAGTCGGCCGCCGACGTACGGCGCCGCGT encodes the following:
- a CDS encoding cobalamin-independent methionine synthase II family protein; this translates as MAAPYRADHVGSFLRPPELLRARSDPAVTADQLREMEDRAILAGLARQRNLGLEVFTDGELRRNNFMSDFTDAVAGFDHTDAVARAWQGPAGTVRSVTGIVNARLRQLRRLTAHEVGFMKQHCSGIIKMTLPSATQFPAIAYKQGVSDAVYASASEFLWDVVAIIRAEVRALVEEGIRYVQIDAPRYSYYIDPKWREYLRTEMGLDPDAALDEAIRADNACLEGVRRPGLTVAIHLCRGNNRSHWYAEGGYDPIAEKLFGTLQVDRFLLEYDDERSGSFEPLRFVPRGKAVVLGLVSSKRPQLESAADVRRRV